A portion of the Gasterosteus aculeatus chromosome 12, fGasAcu3.hap1.1, whole genome shotgun sequence genome contains these proteins:
- the marveld3 gene encoding MARVEL domain-containing protein 3, protein MPERVRPHQKSRVYNDYPSRARDHYPHDGDPQPYGGRDRKHEPRDAERGSAGDRRVKQNRQRDMTTASRQEPGYRDQDPEGPSRPSGETSIYRSEVEPYEQQHRRALYNLRYILTSRGLCQLMELFVNLLVVICAGVPYSNNGGYRDLASLGGIYYYHFGGANAFTGADADRVKDLDRQFHQLKRPPYVFTMACGGVLMIYACAMLALGLFRVTYRWPPVLLGEALLNLLIGLGYIPALAFLFIKLQETYSDAICTEREQMYKSKGHKGFECQFHGADIAVGLFGVLGVFVFVFGAVLAVRAFRAVRELKKQRPDEDDNF, encoded by the exons ATGCCAGAGAGGGTCAGACCCCACCAGAAGAGTAGAGTGTACAATGACTACCCGAGCAGGGCCAGAGACCACTACCCTCACGACGGAGACCCCCAACCCTACGGTGGCAGGGATCGCAAGCACGAGCCGAGAGACGCGGAGAGAGGCTCTGCTGGTGACAGGAGGGTCAAACAAAACAGACAGAGGGACATGACAACTGCCTCTCGCCAGGAGCCCGGTTACAGAGACCAGGACCCTGAAGGACCCTCGAGACC GTCCGGAGAGACTTCGATCTATCGCTCTGAAGTGGAGCCTTATGAGCAACAACACAGACGGGCTCTTTACAATCTCAGATACATCTTAACCAGCCGAG GTCTCTGCCAGCTCATGGAGCTGTTTGTGAATCTGCTCGTGGTCATCTGTGCCGGAGTGCCGTACAGCAACAACGGGGGCTACCGCGACCTGGCCAGCCTCGGTGGAATCTACTACTATCACTTTGGCGGCGCCAATGCCTTCACGGGGGCCGACGCAGACCGGGTGAAGGACCTCGACCGACAGTTCCATCAGCTCAAGAGACCTCCGTATGTCTTCACCATGGCCTGCGGCGGCGTTTTAATGATCTACGCTTGTGCAATGCTCGCCTTGGGGCTTTTCAGGGTCACTTACCGCTGGCCCCCTGTGCTGCTCGGCGAGGCCCTGCTGAACCTCCTGATCGGCCTGGGCTACATCCCTGCGCTGGCCTTCCTCTTCATCAAGCTGCAGGAAACCTACAGCGACGCAATCTGCACGGAGAGAGAGCAGATGTACAAAAGCAAAGGACACAAGGGCTTCGAATGCCAGTTCCACGGCGCGGACATCGCAGTCGGCCTCTTCGGTGTGCTGGGGGTGTTTGTTTTCGTCTTCGGGGCAGTGTTAGCTGTCAGAGCGTTCAGGGCAGTGCGAGAGCTAAAGAAACAAAGGCCCGACGAGGACGACAATTTCTAA